Proteins encoded within one genomic window of Prauserella marina:
- a CDS encoding tetratricopeptide repeat protein, whose product MNDFSGVGGQVIQARDIGSVTFAAHVPEPVVPAQAPAPPEGFVDRADERAMLRELAAATDASRDRPVVAVLDGMRGVGKTALLRKAAAELSGGFPDGVPHVVFGLDGQSPSGAAGGLLQALGVPAERIPSDFAGRVAQLRSLTARQALLMLFDDVTEAAQVTALLPSSGAALVLAAANTSLEELYVDGATRMPLTPLRPEHAVALLRWVCPDERLARAPEDCEVLAELCGNLPLALRTVATRLTARPHWTVRRLVEELRTTPDEGATRRSGVLDKVDRVFDTVYAGLPGHLREVYRTLGLMVGGRFSVEVLAAMSDRRVLDVSHDLEELVDQTAMVEARPDGTFGLHRLVRRHALRVSLNEDSEAERADRLSRAVDWWLLGATAADVASTGPQRLRIADPERLLGAGVVDLDKRAARDWLHRERDNIVAAMEAAAAQGWHDRAWRLFEAFFAYLDARRPLALWVRAATLAVRSAELDGDRAAEARCRCLLGKAYQELERYREAEAELERARAIASECDELLLASTYDFTGNLSLRQGQPADALEWFRKALDINIRRGTGRGTAMQTWFVGRAQGALNRVDEALASFADAVRLANAAEAANLEPRILLDAAAVSTGAGRYDEAGRVLAEAHALAVELELTAIQADVAKARATLADKLGDAESAHDYRSQAAEAYASMGNPRAARLLAGFTEHDPA is encoded by the coding sequence GTGAACGACTTTTCCGGGGTGGGCGGTCAGGTGATCCAGGCAAGGGACATCGGGTCGGTCACCTTCGCCGCGCACGTGCCGGAGCCCGTGGTGCCCGCGCAGGCGCCCGCTCCGCCGGAAGGCTTCGTCGACAGGGCGGACGAGCGAGCGATGTTGCGTGAGCTGGCCGCGGCCACGGATGCCTCACGTGATCGCCCGGTGGTCGCGGTGCTCGACGGTATGCGAGGCGTCGGCAAGACGGCGTTGTTGCGCAAGGCGGCGGCCGAGTTGTCCGGCGGTTTTCCCGACGGCGTCCCGCACGTGGTTTTCGGGTTGGACGGGCAATCACCATCGGGAGCGGCCGGAGGTCTGTTGCAGGCGCTGGGTGTTCCGGCCGAGCGCATCCCTTCGGATTTCGCGGGGCGGGTCGCTCAGCTCAGGTCGCTGACCGCGAGGCAGGCGTTGCTGATGCTGTTCGACGACGTCACCGAAGCCGCGCAGGTCACCGCTCTGCTGCCTAGTTCTGGTGCCGCGCTCGTATTGGCCGCGGCCAATACGTCGCTTGAGGAACTGTACGTCGACGGCGCGACGAGAATGCCGCTCACGCCACTGCGGCCGGAACACGCCGTAGCGCTCCTGCGATGGGTGTGTCCCGACGAACGGCTGGCGAGGGCTCCTGAGGACTGCGAGGTGCTGGCCGAGCTGTGCGGAAATCTGCCGCTGGCGTTGCGGACGGTGGCGACAAGACTGACCGCCCGTCCACACTGGACTGTCCGCCGGCTCGTCGAAGAACTGCGAACCACCCCGGATGAGGGCGCGACGCGCCGTTCAGGAGTGCTCGACAAGGTCGACCGCGTTTTCGACACGGTGTACGCGGGCCTGCCCGGCCATCTGCGTGAGGTGTACCGGACGCTCGGATTGATGGTGGGCGGCCGGTTCAGTGTCGAAGTGCTCGCGGCGATGAGTGATCGCCGGGTGCTGGATGTGAGTCATGATCTCGAAGAACTCGTCGACCAGACCGCCATGGTAGAGGCGCGGCCCGACGGCACGTTCGGGCTGCACCGGCTGGTTCGCAGGCACGCGCTGCGGGTGTCGCTGAACGAGGATTCCGAAGCCGAACGGGCGGACCGGCTCAGCCGTGCCGTCGATTGGTGGCTGCTCGGCGCCACCGCCGCCGACGTGGCGAGCACCGGGCCGCAGCGGCTCCGGATCGCCGATCCGGAGCGCCTTCTCGGTGCGGGCGTGGTCGATCTCGACAAGCGGGCGGCGCGGGACTGGCTGCACAGAGAGCGGGACAACATCGTGGCCGCCATGGAAGCCGCCGCGGCCCAAGGCTGGCACGACCGCGCCTGGCGATTGTTCGAAGCCTTCTTCGCCTATCTGGACGCGCGCAGGCCGCTGGCTTTGTGGGTGCGCGCGGCGACGCTCGCGGTGCGGTCGGCGGAACTGGACGGAGATCGTGCCGCTGAAGCCCGCTGCCGGTGCCTGCTCGGCAAGGCATACCAGGAACTGGAGCGCTACCGGGAAGCCGAGGCGGAGCTGGAGCGCGCGCGGGCGATCGCAAGCGAATGCGACGAGCTGCTTCTCGCGTCCACATACGACTTCACCGGCAATCTCTCGCTGCGGCAAGGACAACCGGCCGATGCGCTCGAGTGGTTCCGGAAGGCACTCGACATCAATATCCGCAGGGGCACGGGCAGAGGCACGGCGATGCAGACCTGGTTCGTCGGCAGGGCACAGGGCGCGCTGAACCGGGTCGACGAGGCGCTGGCTTCGTTCGCCGACGCGGTCCGCCTGGCGAACGCGGCGGAAGCGGCCAATCTGGAGCCGAGGATTCTGCTCGACGCCGCCGCCGTGTCGACCGGTGCGGGAAGGTACGACGAGGCGGGCCGGGTCCTGGCCGAGGCGCACGCGCTGGCCGTGGAACTGGAGCTCACCGCGATACAGGCGGACGTGGCCAAGGCCCGCGCGACGCTAGCCGACAAGCTGGGGGACGCCGAATCGGCGCACGATTACCGTAGCCAGGCCGCCGAGGCATACGCGAGCATGGGCAACCCGAGGGCCGCGCGCCTGCTCGCGGGGTTCACCGAGCACGACCCGGCGTGA